The region CTACAGACAACTAACATATTAAAGGACCCATGGATTACCATGGGAACAAGTATACTCCTAAAATATTCATAGCTATGCACCAAAACAAAGCCCATTGCAAATAGAGGAAGCCACGCAACCAAATTGAAATGCATGGTGGCAAATACCACTGAGCTGACTATCATGGCGACCAAGGGCCATATTCTCTCCCGAAGAAATCTATATAATAAAAATCTAAAACAAAATTCCTCCACCAACGGTCCTAATATGCCCACTTCCATAAACATCACAGATATTTTCCACCACGAATCTATCTGATCAAAATGTCTTATAAGATATTGATCATGAATGTCGATATCGATGATTTTACTCTGACCCAAAGCAATTAAAAACTCTTTCCAATAGATACTACAAATAATAAATAGCGGTATCGTCATTAAAAGCCATGTCCATCCAAAATAAAATGCTAAAAAAGTCTTTTTCATCAAATTTTTAAAATCGCATTTCAAATATTTTAAAAGCGATTCAGTTTTAATGATAAAAAGTATCAGTATCAATAAATAGATATTAGTTAGGCCTCCGCTGACTAAAACCATCATCATTTTATCAATGTCAGCACAAAACAAATCGCATAATAGTTTAATAGATCTATATATGACCACATTGGCCACAGGCAAAGATACAAAAGTAATTAAAATACTACCAAAGGAGATATTAATCCTTGGCAATACGCAGCCATTGCACCCATTCAAAAACACAAGTAGATTTAACAGATACAATGCCGAAGCAAAAAAAGCATAGCCTAACCAAATCCAATAACACAGCCTATGCATAATAGCTAAATTAGTTAAGTCTCAATGGCATAATAACGCATATCAGGCCATCGATATCTTTGAATACCCCTGGGCTTAGTTCATCTTTAAATTCAAAATACACCTCATCCTTTGACAATGCCCTAAGTGGATCGGAAATGAATCTTGGATTGAATGCAACTTCCACTGGAATTTCTTCGTAGGAAATGGCCATGGCTTCATTGGCTTCACCACAGGCCTGGCTGAACGAATGTGCTTCGATCGAGTTATCAGCTATTTTAAACTTTATGGAACAATTTTTGTCATCGGCCACAATGGAAACCCTTTGGACCATCTCCAAGAATCTTTCTCGATCCAACCTTATTCGATGTTCGGTGGTGGCAGGAATCACCTGCTTATAATTAGGATATTTACCTTCAACAACCTTCGAAACAATACGAATAACGTCCGTCAGTTTAGAATCAGCCTGGTCATCCACCCGTACCTGGAAAGAAATTTGCCTCCCATCGGAATGGATATCCACAGTTTCTCCAATGCCCAGCATGCGCTCTAATTCCATTACAGTTCTGGCTGGAATTATGACAGATTTGAAATTAACTGGTTCGTCAAACTTCTTGGAGATCAGGCTTAAACGCCGCCCATCGGTGGCCACCAAATTAACACTATCGCCTTCGGTTGAAAAATACACGCCGTTCAAAATATACCTATTTTCATCCTTCGACTGAGCATAGGAAACATTTTTTAACATATGGGCAAAATCTTTCTGCACCATGGTAATGCCACCGGTCTCATCAATCTTTGACAATCTCGGAAATTCTGCCTGATCAAGACCCGGCAATATAAAGACCGACCCATTGGATAAAATCTTAACCCGGCGATTATCCAATATCTTTATGATCACGGAATCACCCGGAAGAGATTTAATGATTAGGAATAATTTTTTTGCCGGCAAAGTAATGCTGCCAGCGTCCAACACTTCGGCCTTTAGGCGGCAATGGATTCCTATATCCAGGTTTGTGGTGGTAAAAGAAACCATATGATCATTTAGATCAGCCTCCATCAGCACGTTGGATAAAATTGGCATCGATGGTCTTATTCCTACAATATTCGATACCTGCTGCAATGCGGATAACACCGCCTCTTTACTGGCTATAAACTCCATATAATGTTGGCTAATATACAGCTAATTACCAAATATTGTCAATCAAAAGACACAAAACAAAAGCGCCATCCGAATGGACAGCGCATTATGACTATTAATATTTTACTGGGATTAGAAAGAATAGGATGCTGCCACAGTACCGGCATAGTCTTTCCATTTCTTACTAAGCTGAGTCTCTAAACCAATGCCAAAACCCCAATTATCTTTGGATAGGTCATATCCAACGCGGATAACACAGGAATTTTTCGATATTTTTCCTTTTGCTGGGGAATAAGTCAAATCCATGAACTCGCTGGTTCCTAGCTTAACTCTCCTTAACCATTCACGCTTATAACCGATTTCGGCAAAGAGTTTACCAAAGGAAAAATCCTTTTCAGCATGACCACCAATGATGGAACTGAATGAATGGCGTCTACCTTTTCCATAGGCAATACCATCTTCCACATCAGCATCTTTGTCCTTTTTCCCATCATCACCCAATGGTGTAACTGACTCAGTGCCGTGCTTTTGTCTTACATAGCCATAGGTTAAATCAAGCCATGGACCAAGCTTTACAGATTGCACTTTCCAGGGCAACCAAACAGTATTGGCATCAAACAATACCCAACCACCATTGTGTGAACTATAAAACCTGCCTATATCAGCACCTTCGGATTCTTCTTCATCATCATCTCCTCCTCCTGGTGCTATGGGTCGATTTCCCCACTCTTTATATTTGGAATGACCAAACAAACCGCAGAATTTTACGCTCAAATCCCGGACTTGGGAAGCCCATTCACCGTACAAGCCTCCGAAGAATGAACGCTGACTTCCATTGTTGCCACTCAAAAGAGTCAAACCGTTATACTTCACACTGGCATGGCCATAGCCTAGCATTGCACCCAATGTCCAATCATCACCAAGGCTCATATCATAGCCCAACGAAGCGCCCCATATGCCAGCACGCATACCGTAGCCTTTTACCTGTTTCTGACGAACCAGGTCGCCCATTCCGGAAACCCAGAACTCTCTATCATTGGATGCACTTCCCAGATGGGAGTATATGGAATTACGAGCAAGCTCAGCAATTTTCAAGGTTATGCGATTCCGCTCGTCTATGGTACTGCGGGATAATGAACGTGCAATATCCGCATTATCAAAGCCATCTTCATCCACATCATAATCTGCAATCAACATTTGGAATAAGGCTCTTTGATCATCGCTTATGCCATCATTGCCTTGAAGATTATCGACCATTCTAAGGAAATCATCTGATATACCAATAGTGTCGAAACCTTCATTTATGGCATCACTATAGGCACTTACCTCATAGCCATTAACACCGAAAACCGAACCATCTCCACTGATATCACCGACTTCCATATTAATCAACAAGTTGCTAACGGCACCTTCTAGATTAACCTTTTCTGCAAATTCTTCGGCTTTTTTATCGCCCAAGGCAACCAAAGGAATTTTCTTTCCGGATTCACCAGGCTCTTCTAAGCTCAGATCTTCAAAGGATTTACCTGCGATCTCAATGTCTACGCCACCCTCCGGAGCAACGAAACAATCCACATTGGCCAAAACCAACTGAGGCGGAGCATTATCCACCACGGGCATGGCGAACACAATGCCTGCATCACCGTTAAATATCAATCTATCATTGGAATCGATGGACAACCGAGATTTTTCCGCACTGGTGAAAACCAAATCACCTTCCATGAGTATTGATTTCGGATTAGGAGCAAGCGACATAACATTGACCTGACCATTGATAAGCAACTCACTTTCTTTGCCAGTGAATATTAACGGAACCTTTCCATCTTGACTACCAATGACCATAGTTTTGTCGCCACCTATAGCACCAAAAGCCTTTTCTTTCACCAGAATGATGGGAGTGCTAGAAATTTTATCTGTCTTACCAGCTGTAAATTGATAAGTATCTGCATCACTTTGGATACTTGCCACTGTTCCGGCATCGAGACCAGTACCGTTCAATATAAAAATCGGATGTATGCTATCTTCGCCTTTTGCCATACCCTCCACATTCACCGTACTGCCAACCCTTAGGACAGAACCTCCGCTAACGGTAATGCCACTCTTGCTACTATCCACCGGTGTGGTACCATCAGAAGCAAATATTGAAATAGCACCATTATCACTTGCTCCCTTAATGGTTAGGACACTTCCGGGATTGACCGTGGAATTATCTCCAATGTTAATCCTATTAGCAGAGATTGAGCTTGCGCCATTGGAAGTTATACCACCTTTGATAGTGATCGTGGTACCAACCAAATGGCCACTGGTATCGCCGACGGACACCGGCACAATGCCATCGGCAGGGGAGGCATCATATTTTGCAACTTTCAGGCCTTCGGCTGCGGTGGCACCAAGGGCTAATTTGCCCATTGTGGCATCGGTATCAAATATTACCTTCCCGGTGCCTGTGAGCACATGGGTCGTCGACGATGCATTGGTAAGGTTAAGATTACTCACAGTAAGAGACTTATCCATGGCCCTCAGCACCAACTTACCTGCATAGTCTTTGAGACCGAAGGCTACGCCGGTATCGGGAACAGTACTAATATTACCAAGCCTCACCGGGTAGCCAGAGTCACTGGCATCAAAGAATATGGCCGCCGGTGCAGGGTTGCCAAGAACTAGACCATTAAGAGCAGTCGTAAAATCAAATGTACTTTTAGTTAAATCCGCATAATCTGATTTAAGGCTAAAGCCCAACACTCCAGACCCAGTTAATGTAATACTATTTGTAATTTTGTTGTCGCCAGTACCCTTAGTGCCAATTTTATTGCTTTCACCACTATCACTATTGGCATTGATCTCCAAAACTGCCATCTTGCCCCCCTCGGCAGTGATGCTATTATTCTTATCATCCTCAACAGTAGTATCCCTGTTAAAATTAGCGCTTTTAGCGCCTTCATTAGTAATTACTATAGGAGGAAAATCAGCAGCAGCATAGACGCTGGTGGAGCCCAACATTGCCAGACCTAGACCAAAACCTAAACCCAAAGCATTGAGCGTACCAATCTTCTGCTCAATGCAATAACTGAGAGCATTTTTCAGCCCTCCAACTCTTTTTTTAATATCTATATTTTTAATATCATTATTATTTTCCATATTTCAAAAACCTCTCGGTCCCTTTCTAAATTAATTCATTTGACACACATTTCAGCCCAAAACCATTTCGACTGGAATGCTTACTTTCTTTTAATATGCACATTTAAATCATTATGCAAGAAAAAATTTTTGAACATCTTCATATTATCCTTCAAAGTCATGATGTTCCGTTACAAAATCACTCTACTAATTTTCATAAGGCAGTCTCCCTTCTCCAAATTAATAAGCCTCACGCCCTGGGTTGATCTCCCCAGCAGGGCTATGTCACTTACCGCTATTCTTACTGCCTGACCGAATTTTGTCAACATCAATATTTCATCGCTTTCACCGATGGTTAGTGCTCCGGCCACTCCGATACCCTTCGCCAAACGAATGGCGATCACACCGCTGCCACCGCGTTTCTGCAGCCGATAGCTGGCAAATTTCGATCGCTTGCCCTGGCCATTGGCCGCTGCCACCAGAAAGGTTTTATCATTTTTCACCACGGTCATTGCCACCAACCTATCGCTAAATCTTAGGGTCATGCCACGCACCCCTCTTGTGGCTCGGCCCTGGCTCCTGAGCTCAGTTTCATTGAACCTAATGGACATGCCCTTGTAGGTTATCAACACCAACTCATCATTGCCAGTAGATAGCTGGGCTTCGATGACCTGATCACCATCGTCCACATCGATACCACGGATGCCACACCGACGAAAATTTTCATAGGCGCTCAAGCAAGTCTTTTTGATCACACCATTGCGCGTGCACATCACCACATACTGATTATCGGAAAATTCCTTAAAATTAAACAGAGCCGCTATGCGCTCACCCTTTTGCATCTCCAGGATATTTATCATCGACCTGCCCTTGGCCAATCTGGACCCTTCGGGCATCTCGTAGACCTTTTCCACGTAGATCCGTCCGGTATTCATCACAAACATAACATTGTCATGGGTATTGGCTGAAATCATATGCTCGATCTGATCATCATCATACTGGCCAACGCCTATAACGCCTTTGCCACCACGACGCTGAGATTTATATTCATCCACATTTGCCCGCCGGATAAAACCATTGTGGGTAACGGTGATAATACAGCCTTCATTGGCAATCACATCTTCGATTCGAAATTCGCCTTCTTCATGGATAATATTTGTTTTTCTTGGCGAAATATATTTTTCTTTCATATCTAATAAATCATCTTTTATAATATTAAACAATAGTCTGTCATTGGCTAAAATTTCTTTATACTCGCTTATTATTCTATTCAAATTTTCATATTCTTGTTCTATTTTGTCTCGTTCCAGGCCGGTCAATTGATATAGCCTCAAATCTAAAATTGCATCGGCTTGCTTATCGGACAGAGGAAATTTTTCCATCATTTCTGACTTGGCATACTCTCTATTGGATGATTGACGAATTATCTTTACAAAATCGTCCAAATTATCCAGGGCAATACGATAACCTTCAATAAGATGTATTCGAGCTTCGGCTTTTTGCAACCTAAATTCGGTTCTGCGATAAATAACCTTATGCCTATGATCCAGATAGCACTCAAGCATTTCTTTGATGTTCATCTGCTTGGGCCGACGATTATCCAAGGCTAACATTATGACGCCAAAGGATGATTCCAACTGGGTCATTTTGTAAAGTTTATTTATTAATACCTTTGAAGATTCACCTCGTTTTAATTCCATGGCTATGCGAGTATTTTCATCGGATTCATCCCGAAGATCACTGATCTCATCAATGGCTTTATCATTCATCAGTTCGGCAATCCTAATCACCAATGCTGCTCGATTGATATTATAAGGCAACTGAGTTATCACCACCTGCTCTCTGCCTCCTTCCAATTCTTCGGTCTCCACAATGCCGCGATTCTTTATAATGCTACGACCAGTCTTCAGATATTTTTCTATGTTCTCCATGCCCACCACCACTCCTCCGGTGGGAAAATCTGGGCCTTTTATTATGCGGCATAGCTCATCTATACTCAGATTGGGATCATCGATTATGGCGCATAGAGCATCGATCAATTCACCGAGATTATGCGGAGGAATATTGGTTGTCATTCCAACGGCTATGCCCGTCGATCCATTCATCAGCAGATTCGGTAACGCCGAGGGCAATACCACCGGCTCAACGGTACTTTCCTTATAATTCGGCTGAAAATCCACGGTATCCTCATCAATATCACGCAAAATCTCTTCGGCCATGCGGTCGAGCTTGCATTCTGTATAACGATAGGCTGCCGGCGGATCACCGTCTATGGATCCAAAATTTCCCTGGGGCATAATCAATGGATAACGCAGTATCCAGTTTTGGCCCAGACGCACTATGGTGTCATAGACCGAAGTATCGCCATGGGGATGGTAATTTTTCAAAACTTCGCCGACCACACCGGCACATTTATCAAAGGGCCGACTACTCAGCAGACCTTCCCGTAGCATGGCATACAATATCCTGCGCTGGACTGGCTTAAGGCCATCTCGCACATCAGGCAATGCCCGACTGACTATGACAGACATGGAGTAATCGATATAGGATTTCTGCATGACGTCCGTTATGTTTGATGAAACTATTTTTTCGTTCTCTGCGGTCATTTATTAATATCTCCAAAAATTTAAGCGTCTATATAAGAAACATTTAATGCATTATCTTCTATGAATGCACGGCGGATCGGCACATCTTCTCCCATCAGCATGGAAAAGATCGATTCGGCCA is a window of Puniceicoccales bacterium DNA encoding:
- a CDS encoding CPBP family intramembrane metalloprotease, which encodes MGQSKIIDIDIHDQYLIRHFDQIDSWWKISVMFMEVGILGPLVEEFCFRFLLYRFLRERIWPLVAMIVSSVVFATMHFNLVAWLPLFAMGFVLVHSYEYFRSILVPMVIHGSFNMLVVCSLFYSYNFAK
- the dnaN gene encoding DNA polymerase III subunit beta; translated protein: MEFIASKEAVLSALQQVSNIVGIRPSMPILSNVLMEADLNDHMVSFTTTNLDIGIHCRLKAEVLDAGSITLPAKKLFLIIKSLPGDSVIIKILDNRRVKILSNGSVFILPGLDQAEFPRLSKIDETGGITMVQKDFAHMLKNVSYAQSKDENRYILNGVYFSTEGDSVNLVATDGRRLSLISKKFDEPVNFKSVIIPARTVMELERMLGIGETVDIHSDGRQISFQVRVDDQADSKLTDVIRIVSKVVEGKYPNYKQVIPATTEHRIRLDRERFLEMVQRVSIVADDKNCSIKFKIADNSIEAHSFSQACGEANEAMAISYEEIPVEVAFNPRFISDPLRALSKDEVYFEFKDELSPGVFKDIDGLICVIMPLRLN
- a CDS encoding autotransporter outer membrane beta-barrel domain-containing protein — protein: MENNNDIKNIDIKKRVGGLKNALSYCIEQKIGTLNALGLGFGLGLAMLGSTSVYAAADFPPIVITNEGAKSANFNRDTTVEDDKNNSITAEGGKMAVLEINANSDSGESNKIGTKGTGDNKITNSITLTGSGVLGFSLKSDYADLTKSTFDFTTALNGLVLGNPAPAAIFFDASDSGYPVRLGNISTVPDTGVAFGLKDYAGKLVLRAMDKSLTVSNLNLTNASSTTHVLTGTGKVIFDTDATMGKLALGATAAEGLKVAKYDASPADGIVPVSVGDTSGHLVGTTITIKGGITSNGASSISANRINIGDNSTVNPGSVLTIKGASDNGAISIFASDGTTPVDSSKSGITVSGGSVLRVGSTVNVEGMAKGEDSIHPIFILNGTGLDAGTVASIQSDADTYQFTAGKTDKISSTPIILVKEKAFGAIGGDKTMVIGSQDGKVPLIFTGKESELLINGQVNVMSLAPNPKSILMEGDLVFTSAEKSRLSIDSNDRLIFNGDAGIVFAMPVVDNAPPQLVLANVDCFVAPEGGVDIEIAGKSFEDLSLEEPGESGKKIPLVALGDKKAEEFAEKVNLEGAVSNLLINMEVGDISGDGSVFGVNGYEVSAYSDAINEGFDTIGISDDFLRMVDNLQGNDGISDDQRALFQMLIADYDVDEDGFDNADIARSLSRSTIDERNRITLKIAELARNSIYSHLGSASNDREFWVSGMGDLVRQKQVKGYGMRAGIWGASLGYDMSLGDDWTLGAMLGYGHASVKYNGLTLLSGNNGSQRSFFGGLYGEWASQVRDLSVKFCGLFGHSKYKEWGNRPIAPGGGDDDEEESEGADIGRFYSSHNGGWVLFDANTVWLPWKVQSVKLGPWLDLTYGYVRQKHGTESVTPLGDDGKKDKDADVEDGIAYGKGRRHSFSSIIGGHAEKDFSFGKLFAEIGYKREWLRRVKLGTSEFMDLTYSPAKGKISKNSCVIRVGYDLSKDNWGFGIGLETQLSKKWKDYAGTVAASYSF
- the gyrA gene encoding DNA gyrase subunit A, with the translated sequence MTAENEKIVSSNITDVMQKSYIDYSMSVIVSRALPDVRDGLKPVQRRILYAMLREGLLSSRPFDKCAGVVGEVLKNYHPHGDTSVYDTIVRLGQNWILRYPLIMPQGNFGSIDGDPPAAYRYTECKLDRMAEEILRDIDEDTVDFQPNYKESTVEPVVLPSALPNLLMNGSTGIAVGMTTNIPPHNLGELIDALCAIIDDPNLSIDELCRIIKGPDFPTGGVVVGMENIEKYLKTGRSIIKNRGIVETEELEGGREQVVITQLPYNINRAALVIRIAELMNDKAIDEISDLRDESDENTRIAMELKRGESSKVLINKLYKMTQLESSFGVIMLALDNRRPKQMNIKEMLECYLDHRHKVIYRRTEFRLQKAEARIHLIEGYRIALDNLDDFVKIIRQSSNREYAKSEMMEKFPLSDKQADAILDLRLYQLTGLERDKIEQEYENLNRIISEYKEILANDRLLFNIIKDDLLDMKEKYISPRKTNIIHEEGEFRIEDVIANEGCIITVTHNGFIRRANVDEYKSQRRGGKGVIGVGQYDDDQIEHMISANTHDNVMFVMNTGRIYVEKVYEMPEGSRLAKGRSMINILEMQKGERIAALFNFKEFSDNQYVVMCTRNGVIKKTCLSAYENFRRCGIRGIDVDDGDQVIEAQLSTGNDELVLITYKGMSIRFNETELRSQGRATRGVRGMTLRFSDRLVAMTVVKNDKTFLVAAANGQGKRSKFASYRLQKRGGSGVIAIRLAKGIGVAGALTIGESDEILMLTKFGQAVRIAVSDIALLGRSTQGVRLINLEKGDCLMKISRVIL